A DNA window from Gemmatimonadaceae bacterium contains the following coding sequences:
- a CDS encoding c-type cytochrome: MKVAPNVLTSIAVVGAMLAVIGCNQQAAEPRSRSGSVSTASAGTVAYRITPTPSNGVEPGIHPTVFFGDVHNPYAGDATAATEGRQLFVQYNCSGCHGGRAGGGMGPSLRDSIWIYGSSDAQLLGTITEGRPAGMPTWGGRIPQNQMWQIITYIRSLGTPQEPDAPPPPANPPLGQ; this comes from the coding sequence ATGAAGGTTGCGCCGAACGTGCTCACGTCGATCGCCGTTGTCGGAGCGATGCTCGCTGTCATCGGCTGCAATCAACAGGCGGCGGAGCCGCGCAGTCGCAGCGGGAGCGTCAGCACGGCATCGGCGGGCACCGTCGCCTATCGCATCACGCCGACGCCGTCGAACGGCGTGGAGCCGGGCATTCATCCGACCGTCTTTTTCGGCGACGTGCACAATCCGTATGCGGGCGACGCAACGGCGGCGACCGAGGGTCGGCAGCTCTTCGTGCAGTACAACTGTTCGGGATGTCACGGCGGGCGCGCGGGCGGCGGCATGGGGCCGAGCCTCCGCGACAGCATCTGGATTTACGGCAGCAGCGATGCCCAACTGTTGGGCACGATCACCGAAGGGCGGCCGGCGGGGATGCCGACATGGGGCGGGCGCATTCCGCAGAACCAGATGTGGCAGATCATCACCTACATCCGCTCGTTAGGCACGCCACAGGAGCCGGACGCGCCGCCGCCGCCGGCGAACCCACCACTCGGCCAGTGA
- the coxB gene encoding cytochrome c oxidase subunit II, whose translation MPRLSRRLAPSAGALGSCALAGCTPLNVLAHDGVTGSRETGLGWFLVIVSCAVVCIITILVLAAYVRSRKRRTRDDAVFAGRSGVPWVMWGGVVIPGIVLLVTFIFTIGTLDAVAAPTRSPAATVKVIGHQWWWEVRYEGTGPSHTVVTANEIHVPVGQPVRLELTTSDVIHSFWVPALAGKTDIIPGQTNTTWIEARHTGVFGGTCGEYCGAQHAHMQMRVIADSPGDFQKWLADEAAPAAKPADPTAADGLRVFMTSGCANCHTIRGTGSGGGVGPDLTHIASRTTIAAGALPNTQANLMGWIVAAQAIKPGSDMPSMPLPSRDLQSLAAYLETLR comes from the coding sequence ATGCCACGCCTGTCGCGCCGTCTCGCGCCGAGCGCCGGTGCGTTAGGCAGTTGCGCGCTGGCCGGCTGCACGCCGCTGAACGTGCTCGCGCACGACGGCGTCACCGGCAGCCGCGAAACCGGGCTCGGGTGGTTCCTGGTCATCGTCTCCTGCGCCGTTGTCTGCATCATCACCATCCTGGTGCTCGCGGCATACGTCCGGTCCCGCAAACGGCGGACGCGCGACGATGCCGTCTTCGCGGGCCGCTCCGGCGTGCCCTGGGTGATGTGGGGCGGCGTCGTCATTCCAGGCATCGTGTTGCTCGTCACCTTCATATTCACCATCGGAACGCTCGATGCCGTCGCGGCGCCGACGCGCTCGCCCGCGGCAACGGTGAAAGTGATCGGCCACCAGTGGTGGTGGGAAGTGCGCTATGAGGGAACAGGGCCGTCGCACACCGTGGTCACCGCGAACGAGATTCACGTGCCGGTCGGCCAGCCGGTGAGGCTCGAGCTCACGACGAGCGATGTGATTCACAGCTTCTGGGTGCCGGCGCTCGCCGGCAAGACCGACATCATTCCCGGCCAGACGAACACGACGTGGATCGAGGCGCGGCACACCGGCGTGTTCGGCGGGACGTGCGGCGAATACTGCGGCGCCCAGCACGCGCACATGCAGATGCGCGTGATCGCGGACAGCCCCGGCGATTTTCAGAAGTGGCTCGCCGATGAGGCCGCGCCGGCGGCGAAGCCGGCGGATCCGACCGCCGCCGATGGTCTCCGCGTGTTCATGACGAGTGGATGCGCGAACTGCCATACGATTCGCGGCACCGGTTCGGGCGGCGGCGTGGGTCCCGATCTCACGCACATCGCGTCGCGCACGACGATCGCGGCGGGCGCGCTGCCTAACACACAGGCGAATCTCATGGGGTGGATCGTCGCGGCGCAGGCCATCAAGCCCGGCAGCGACATGCCGTCCATGCCGCTGCCATCGCGCGACCTGCAGTCGCTCGCCGCATACCTCGAGACTCTCAGATAG
- the ctaD gene encoding cytochrome c oxidase subunit I, which produces MATLAPIATAPLERLHDTWEARPGLYGILATVDHKTIGKRYLVTSLIFLVLGGIEALIMRAQLTHANAHLLSPGAYDQLFTMHGITMIFWYASPVLSGFSNYIWPLMLGSRDMAYPRVNALSYWTFLASGIFIYTALCIGQAPNAGWFAYAPMTLRPFDPGLNMDFYALGLIFLTVSTTIGAINFIGTVMKMRAPGMSLNRLPIFVYGTMTASFAAVFSLPALTVATTYLYFERHFHMHFFDAAQGGSPLLWQHLFWMFGHPWVYIIVLPAMGMVSEMVPTFCRRPLVAYPYVAMSTIATGIIGFGVWVHHMFATGLPGVSMSFFSGASIIIAIPSAIAVFAWIATMWLGTPVWKTPMMFVAGFVVLFVIGGVSGVVTAAVPFDWQVTDTYFVVAHIHYVLIGINVFPVVAAFYYWMPKMTGRMMSETLGKWNFWTMFIGFNLGFFPMHISGLLGMPRRVYTYPASAGWGSVNLITTIGSAVFAVGVLLFVINIFVSLRRGAFAGSNPWHAGTLEWAMESPPPPYNFAVIPIIRSRLPLWEDQLGDATPGLISGEGHSHVSEGVVLAEGRETFGTSPLEAHPLHVLHMPEDSMFPFLLAVAMLGTAYGLVFSLWWLAILGGVGMLACLIGWLWPRHLVTGERA; this is translated from the coding sequence GTGGCCACTCTCGCACCCATCGCGACCGCACCCCTCGAGCGGCTCCACGACACGTGGGAGGCGCGTCCCGGCCTGTACGGCATCCTTGCCACCGTCGATCACAAGACCATCGGCAAGCGCTATCTCGTGACGTCGTTGATCTTCCTGGTCCTGGGCGGCATCGAAGCGCTGATCATGCGCGCGCAGCTCACGCACGCCAACGCGCATCTCCTGTCGCCCGGAGCGTACGACCAGCTGTTCACGATGCACGGCATCACGATGATTTTCTGGTACGCGTCGCCGGTGCTGTCGGGCTTCAGCAACTACATCTGGCCGCTGATGCTCGGCTCGCGCGACATGGCGTACCCGCGCGTCAATGCGCTCAGCTATTGGACGTTCCTGGCCTCCGGCATTTTCATCTACACGGCGCTGTGCATCGGGCAGGCGCCTAACGCAGGCTGGTTCGCGTACGCGCCGATGACGCTGCGCCCGTTCGACCCGGGGCTCAACATGGATTTTTACGCCCTCGGGTTGATCTTCCTCACGGTCTCGACCACCATCGGCGCCATCAATTTCATCGGCACCGTGATGAAGATGCGCGCGCCCGGGATGTCGCTGAACCGCTTGCCCATCTTCGTCTACGGCACGATGACGGCGTCGTTCGCGGCCGTCTTCTCGCTGCCGGCGCTCACCGTCGCGACGACGTACCTGTACTTCGAGCGCCATTTTCACATGCACTTCTTCGATGCGGCGCAGGGCGGGAGTCCGCTCCTGTGGCAGCATCTGTTCTGGATGTTCGGACACCCGTGGGTATACATCATCGTGCTGCCGGCAATGGGCATGGTGTCGGAGATGGTTCCCACGTTCTGTCGACGGCCGCTGGTCGCCTATCCGTACGTGGCGATGTCCACGATCGCGACCGGCATCATCGGGTTCGGCGTGTGGGTGCACCACATGTTCGCCACCGGGCTGCCCGGCGTGTCGATGTCGTTCTTCAGCGGCGCCAGCATCATCATCGCGATTCCGAGCGCGATTGCGGTGTTCGCGTGGATCGCCACGATGTGGTTGGGCACGCCGGTGTGGAAGACGCCGATGATGTTCGTCGCCGGATTCGTCGTGCTGTTCGTGATCGGCGGCGTGTCGGGCGTGGTCACCGCCGCGGTGCCGTTCGACTGGCAGGTGACCGACACCTATTTCGTGGTCGCGCACATCCACTACGTGCTCATCGGCATCAACGTGTTCCCGGTGGTGGCCGCGTTCTACTACTGGATGCCGAAGATGACCGGGCGCATGATGAGCGAGACGTTAGGCAAGTGGAATTTCTGGACGATGTTCATCGGATTCAACCTCGGCTTCTTCCCGATGCACATCAGCGGCTTGTTGGGGATGCCGAGGCGGGTGTACACGTATCCGGCGAGCGCGGGATGGGGATCGGTGAATCTCATCACGACGATCGGGTCGGCGGTGTTCGCGGTCGGCGTGCTCCTGTTCGTGATCAACATCTTCGTGAGCCTGCGCCGCGGGGCGTTTGCCGGCTCGAATCCGTGGCATGCGGGCACGCTCGAGTGGGCCATGGAGTCGCCGCCGCCGCCGTACAACTTTGCCGTGATCCCGATCATCCGGAGCCGGCTCCCGTTGTGGGAGGATCAGTTAGGCGACGCGACGCCGGGCCTGATCTCCGGTGAAGGGCACAGCCACGTGTCGGAAGGCGTGGTGCTCGCCGAAGGACGCGAGACATTCGGCACGTCGCCGCTCGAGGCGCATCCGCTGCACGTGTTGCACATGCCGGAGGATTCGATGTTCCCGTTCCTGCTCGCGGTGGCGATGCTCGGCACGGCTTACGGTCTGGTGTTCTCGCTGTGGTGGCTGGCCATCCTTGGCGGCGTCGGCATGCTGGCGTGCCTCATCGGATGGCTGTGGCCGCGTCACCTCGTCACCGGAGAGCGCGCATGA